One Quadrisphaera setariae DNA segment encodes these proteins:
- a CDS encoding TetR/AcrR family transcriptional regulator produces the protein MARPTSPLLSRGAILAAALDLVDADGDFTMPRLARSLGVSASSLYHHVPGGRSDVVEGLRNLVCAGRMPTQRTGSEDWRAFAERWARGYRGAMAAHPHVVPLLTAQTVSDPEVLSSYEALVDVLVQDGFDDATALHVVAALDCFVLGSALDAGAPAQVWDDDAEHRPRLSRAVDAARAQPGDRSAATFELGLTSLLSGLELVRGQDPVRR, from the coding sequence GTGGCGCGTCCGACCTCGCCGCTGCTCTCCCGCGGCGCCATCCTCGCGGCCGCGCTCGACCTGGTGGACGCTGATGGCGACTTCACCATGCCGCGCCTGGCCCGGTCGCTCGGGGTGAGCGCGTCCTCGCTGTACCACCACGTGCCGGGCGGGCGCTCCGACGTCGTCGAGGGTCTGCGCAACCTCGTCTGCGCGGGGCGGATGCCCACCCAGCGCACCGGCAGCGAGGACTGGCGCGCCTTCGCCGAGCGCTGGGCCCGCGGCTACCGCGGGGCGATGGCGGCGCACCCGCACGTCGTCCCGCTCCTCACCGCCCAGACCGTCAGCGACCCCGAGGTCCTCAGCAGCTACGAAGCGCTGGTCGACGTGCTGGTGCAGGACGGCTTCGACGACGCCACCGCCCTGCACGTGGTGGCCGCCCTCGACTGCTTCGTGCTCGGCTCCGCCCTCGACGCGGGGGCGCCCGCACAGGTCTGGGACGACGACGCCGAGCACCGCCCGCGCCTGTCCCGCGCCGTGGACGCCGCGCGGGCCCAGCCCGGGGACCGCTCCGCGGCGACGTTCGAGCTGGGCCTGACCAGCCTGCTCAGCGGCCTGGAGCTGGTGCGGGGCCAGGACCCCGTGCGGCGCTGA